A stretch of DNA from Terriglobales bacterium:
CGGAGAACATGCAACACCTGAAAGAAGATGCGCAGGCTTGCCTGAGCGACAACGCGAAACGGTTCGACCAGCTTTGCGAATTGTTGAAGTCGCGGCCTCGTCCGGCAACAAAGGGAAGCTTCGCTAGCGCCTAGAGCGTGTGCAGGTAGGCGACGATGGCGTCGATCTGCTGGTCGTTCAGCACGCGGTCGAAGCCGGGCATATTGGCGCGACCCATCTTGATGGTGTCTTTCACGCGGCCATCGGTGGCTGGAGTTCCGCTGGGCAGTTCGCGCCTGTTCATGATGCCCATCAGCGGAGGCGCACCGTTGGCTCCGTTCTGATGGCAGATGCCGCAGTTCTGGTCGTAGAGTTCCTTTCCGTTGAGTGAGGCGGATTGGGAAGGAACAGAAGCGTTCGGGTCAGGTTTCTGCTGCGGACGCTGCTGTATCTCACGCTGCCGCGCCTCGGCCTCTTCCGGACTATGCCCGCCCGGATTGGTGTGGCTGGTGTTGCAACCGGTAAATGCCAGAATGCAGAAGAAAGCCGGTAAAAACAGTTTGCGCATGCTCAAGCAGTCCTAACCGTCAAAGGAAATATAGAATACAGGAACCGATGGCGGTGTTACTCAAGCGAGTTTATGAAGCGGCTTCGTCGCGCGATGGGTTTCGCGTGCTCGTAGACCGATTGTGGCCTCGCGGGATGACCAAGGAAGCCGCGAAAGTGGATCTGTGGCTGAAAGATATCGCGCCTTCGGATGAGTTGCGCAAGTGGTACCACTCGCGTCCAACGCAGTGGCCAAAGTTCCGTGAGAGATATCTCGAGGAATTATCGGAACCAGCGGCGCTGGCGGCGGTTGAACAGTTGCACGCAATCGCGGCGAAGAAGAAAGCCATTACTCTGCTGTTTGGATCCAAGAATCTGGAACGGAACAACGCCGTGGTCCTGAAAGAGCTGTTGGATGGAATGAAAAAACCGCCACATTCCACGGGAGGAGCGGCGGCGGCAAAAGTGGCACGGCAGGTAAGAGCAAGATGATCCTTCGCCCCCTCGATCAGGACGGTGGTTACATCGAGAACGCGCAGACCGCGCAAGTGGCGCGCATGGCTGCGACTTTCCGCACGGACGACAATATGGTCCCCGCGTGGATGGTCGTTGCGCAGACCCAAGGCGCGAACGCGTCGCGGTACCTTCTCGTCGGGCAACCGGATCACGCACTGCTAGCCGGACAACTTGCGGCAGCGTTCGAGGCGGGTTTTCTACCCGAGATTACCGAGCAGGTATCGCAGGGGATCGCGGTTCACGACAACGGCTGGGCGCAGTTTCCATTCGAGCGGGATCTTGCGATGGAACCTCCGGTGGATGCGAATGGGCGTCCAAAAAGCTTCCTGCAAGTGACTGTGCATGATTCGCTTTCAGCGTGGAGAGAGTCGATCGAAGCGGGGCGAGAGGTGGGCCCGCTGGCCGAGTACATGGTGAGCGGCCATTTCTATCGGCTCGGGAAAGTCCGACTGCAAATGAAAGTCGATTCGCCGGAAGACACCGAGCACGTGCAACAGTTCGTCCACGAAGAAGAGAACCGGCAAAAGAAGCTCGCTTCGAAGACGTCCCTGTCGCATGAGGAGCTCGACAGGTATGTTGACCTGCTTCAGTTCTGCGACACGCTGTCGTTGTACCTATGCTGCGGGTCGACGGCGGCAACGGAATTTCCGCAGGAGTTTGGTGGACGGAAGCTGCGAATAAGGCACGAAGATGGTGTCTACGTTACTGAACCCTCCGTTTTCGGAGGCGTACCACACCGGTTCTCGATACCGGTACGAGTTTATCCATCGAATGAAGGCGAAGGACGAACCAGGATTGGGTTCCACATAAAGTAAGCAGGTTCGTCTCTGGGACTTACTTCTTTCCGCCTTCTTCCACAATCGAAGTGACGATCTTGTCGATCGTTTCCAGCGCCCGCTTGCTGGGAAGATTGTGGTTGTTCACCATGATGGCGAATGCGACTTTATCGCCACTAAGGGTCGTCGCGTAACCCGACAGTGAATTGACATGGCCGAGAGAGCCGGTCTTCGCCTGTACCCGTCCTTGTGCGGACGTGCTGCGGAAGCGTTCGGAAAGCGAGCCGTCGAGTCCGGCGACAGGAAGCGTGTCCTGGAACTTTGGTCCCCACGACTGCGTGTCGGCGTACTGGAGCAAGCGTACGAGCGCATGCGGGGTAGCGAGATTCTGGCGAGAAAGGCCCGAGCCGTCGAAGAAGATGTACTCATCGGAGTGGACGCCGGCCTGGAGCAGGAATCCGCGGACCACTTCGAGACCCGCCTGGATGGTGCCACTGGCGCCCTTCTCACGACCGAGCAGCCGGAGCATCAGTTCGGCATGAAGGTTCTGCGAGACCTTGTTGATGATCTTGAGGTCCTGCATCATCGGCTGCGATTCGTAGCTGGCCAAAACGACACGGCTGTTCGGATTCGGCGGCTTGGGACGTGAATCGTTCTCGCCGCCGCCCGCAGGCGCGACAGTCGTGATACTGAACGTGGACAGCGAGGCGAGCTCGGTGTGCTTGGTGCGATTGCCGCCGTAGACCACGACGCCGCGACGCTCAAGCAAGGAGCGGAACACCTGCGCCGCAAAGGCGGCGGGGTCTTCAATCGCGAGCGCTTCGTTGGCGCCGGTATCGTCAACGGGGATGTTGCCGAACAGCGTCAACTGATTGGATCCGGGTTCACGGGTGATGTAAATGCGGCGCGGGCCGGTGCCGGCAGGAGTCGTCATGATGCGGTTGTCGACCCGGTAGTACTCGGCGAAGGGGGCGATCTGGACGAAGGCTTTGTCGCCAGGACGATCGGCCGGATAGATGCTGACGTAGACAACGTTGTCGTTGACGGTCAGCGCGGAAACAGGCGCACCCCATTCCCATACCATGTCGTCTTGTGCCCAGCCTTCACCGTACCGCTCGAAGGCGTAATAGCTGTCGTCGCCAACGATATCGCCGTCGATAAATTTCAAGCCACGCGCGACAACCTGATCGGCGAGATCTTCCAGGACTTTGAGGGCAGGCTCTTTCCGTTCCGTGCGAAGGAAGTAAGGAATGGTCCGCCCGGAGATGTTGGGATCGCCGCGTCCCACGACGAACAGGTCGCCGTTGAGGCGTCCATAGCGATCGATGCCACCATTCGTCTCGATGGTGGTGTTGAACTTGTAATCGGGACCAATCAGCGCTAGTGCCGCGGCAGTCGTGAAGAGCTTGGTGTTGGAAGCGGGGGTGAAGAGCTTATCGGAATTGAGCGAGTAGAGGACGGTCCCCTCTTTCAGCGATACGACTTCGATACCCCAGAATCCCCGGGCGACGTCAGGCTCGGTGACCAGGCGGTCGATCTGCTGAGTAAGGATCTGGCGATTCGGTTTCGGCGGCTTGGATTTTGCGGATTCCGCAGAGACAGAAATCGACGTCAGGAGGAGGACTACTAGCGCGAGACGAATACGAGCACTGCGCATGGAAGTAGCTGAATTTTAGCATCGTTTGCAGGTGAAAGTCCGTGCTTTCGGGCAGTGTAACCTTTCGTAACAGGGGCTGTGAGGAGGGTACAATCCGGGGCATGCGACAGGTTTTCCAGTGGCAATTGGGCTCGCGGTCGTTGGAATTGGGACGGCGCACGCTAGTGATGGGCATCGTGAATGTGACGCCGGATTCGTTTTCCGACGGTGGGCAGTTTTTCGATCGCAACCTGGCAGTGGAGCACGGGTTGCGGCTGATGGAGGACGGCGCCGATATCCTGGACGTCGGGGGAGAATCGACCAGACCTGGAGCGGGCGTGCAGGGGTCTGAGCGAAAGCCGTCGGTGAGCGCCGGGGATGAGTTGGCGCGGGTCGTCCCGGTGATTGAGGAGTTGAAGCGACGGCGTCCGGAGTCGGTCATTTCGGTCGACACCTACAAGGCGGCAGTTGCAACGAAGGCAGTACAGGGCGGGGCGGAGATCGTGAATGACGTCAGCGGCTTTCTTTGGGATCAGGAGATGGCGGCTACCTGTGCGGGGCTTTCCTGCGGCGTGGTTCTGATGCATATGCGCGGACTACCGGAGACGTGGAGGTCGCTGCCGAGACTGGACGACCCGATCGGCCTGGTGCAGCGCGAACTGAAGGAAAGGGCCGATGCGGCTGTAGCTGCAGGTGTCGTGCGCGAGAGGATCGTGATTGATCCAGGGTTTGGCTTTGGCAAGAACTATGAAGAAAACTATCCGCTGCTGTCCGGTATGGATGAGCTGGCGGGATTGGGTTTGCCGATCATGGCAGGAACGTCGCGGAAGTCGTTCGTGGGACGCGCCATGGGAAGTGACGCTCCGCCGTCGGAGCGTTTGCATGGAAGCCTGGCGGCTATGGCGCTAAGCATCGTGAAGGGGGCGCACATCGTGAGGGTGCACGATGTGAAGCAGTCGGTGGAAGCGGCACGGGTGGTGGACGCGATTCTGCAAAACGAATTGGCTGCATCCAAATAATGCATGCAGCTCACGTCGGAGAACTCGCCTTTCCCGATGCGCCTCTGCTGTAGACTTTTGTATGGGACGAAACGGGGCATTCGTATATCCGATGAAAGCTTTATTTCTGGAAAACATAAGCGGCGTTGCAGCCGCGGCATTCAAGTCCAACGGTTTTGAAGTCGAAACGCTCACGGCTGCACTCGATGAGCAGGCACTCGCCGGTCGTGTGCGAGACGTAGTGGTGCTGGGCGTGCGCTCGAAGTCGCAGGTGACCGCACGCGTGCTTGAGGCTGCGCCTAACCTGCTTGCCGTCGGCGCGTTCTGCATTGGCACGGACAAGATCAGCCTCCCGGCATGTAACGAACGGGGTGTGGCCGTATTCAACGATCCGCATTCGAACAGCCGGTCCGTGGCGGAACTGGCGCTGGGCGAGATCATCATGTTGTCGAGGCGCGTGTTTGCAGCTTCGACGGAATTGCATCGGGGCAACTGGAAAAAGACGGCAGCGGGTTCACACGAAGTCCGTGGATTGACGCTGGGAATTATCGGATACGGCAAGATCGGGTCACAGCTTTCCGACTTGGCGGAAGCTCTCGGCATGAGAGTGGTGTTCACCGATGTTGCCGATGTGCTAGCCCGCGGCAATGCGAAGCGAGTGTCCCTGGAAGAATTGCTTGAGACGGCGGACATCGTGACCTTGCACGTGGACGGGCGCACGTCGAACAAGACTTACTTCGGTGCCGACAAGATCGCGATGATGAAAGAAGGCGCCAGCCTGCTGAACTTGAGTCGCGGATCGGTGGTGGACATTGAGGCGCTGGCGGCAGCGTTGAAGAGCGGGAAGCTATCCGGCGCGGCGGTTGATGTGTTTCCGCAGGAACCGGAGAACTCGCAGCCATTCAAAAGCGCGTTGCAGGAGATTCCGAACGTGATCCTGACACCGCACGTGGGTGGCTCGACGGAAGAGGCGCAGGAAAACATTGGAAGCTTCGTATCGTCGCGGCTGATCGACTATGTGCGCACCGGGAATACGACTTTAAGCGTGAACTTCCCTCACTGTCAGCTTGAGTCAGCGCCCGGCAACCACCGGCTCATGCACCTCCACACCAACATGCCGGGCATGCTGTTGCACATCAACGAGGTGCTGGCGAAGCGGGGGATCAATATCGAACGCCAGGTGCTCGATACGCGGGGTCAACTCGGGTACGCTATCTACGACATCAATCGCGAATTCGACCACGCGATCCTCGATGAGCTACGGCGCATTCCGAACACGGTTCGCGTGCGAATTTCTGAAACGGTGGAGCAGACGATGTCATCTGTTTCGGCATGAGCAATCGTCCAACCGAAAAAGAATATTCCGGGTATTACGGTAAGTACGTCGCCTACGTGCCCGAAGAAGATGTGCTTGGCGCATTGGAAGCATCCGGCAAATACACGCAGGAGTTGCTGGCGGCCTTCACAGAGCAACAGGCCGGACGGCTTCGTGGCACGACACACTGGACCTTAAAGCAAACGGTAGGCCATCTATGCGACGGTGAACGTATCTTTGCGTATCGAGCGATGCGTATCGCACGCGGTGATAAGACGCCGCTGCCGGGATTTGAACAGGACGACTACATCGCAACAGGTAATTTCAATGAACGAACCTGGCAAAACCTGCTTGCGGAGTATGCGGCCGTGCGAACCTCCACGATCGAAATGGCGAGAGGATTTACACCGGAAATGATGCAGCAGGTCGGAACGGCGAGTGACAGTACTGTAAGTGCGAGGGCGCTGCTCTACGTCATCGTTGGCCACGAACGACGCCACGTCGAGGCACTGAAGCAGCACGCGAAGTAATCACTTCCACTGGTTGGCGAAATCAGCGAGCACCTGGAAATACATGGGTCCGGCAACGAACATCACGTCGTTATGCCGGGCGCGCTCGATTGGAACGAAGCGTTTCGGTTCGTTCGCGGCGCGGAACACTTTCTCTCCATGCCAAAACGAGATCACCTCGTCATTGCGACCATGGATGATCAGCACCGGAACGTGAACTTTCCTGATGGTCCGAACGTTGTTGAACTTGTCCCATGGCAGAAGCGGAACGCGGGTAAGCACCCGGAACGCGCTGGTGAATGGCGCTTCGGCGATCAAGGCCCGTACGGGGCGATTGGCAGCGAGATGAATGGCCGGCGCGCATCCTACTGAGCGGCCCATCGCGATTACGTGATCCGGTGAAACGCCCAGTTTGCGGGTCAGGAAGTCGTAAGCGGCTTCGGCATCTTCGTAGACTGCTTTTTCGCTGGGACGCCCGGTGCTGGTGCCATACCCGCGATAATCGTAGGCAAAGACGGAGAAACCTGCTTCGCGAAAGAGTTGCATGAGAGGCAGATCGTCGCCGATGTCCTCGGCGTTCCCGTGCGAAAAGAGCAGTGTGAAGCGAGCCTTTGAGTTGGGCAGGTAGAGAGCTGAGATCCGTTCTCCACCGGAGATGATGTGCATGAAATGTCCGGGTTCCGGCAGGCGCGACAGGTTTGCGCTGAGGCCTTCGTCGGCGTAACTGGATGGCTGCGGCTGGAAGATTAGGCGGTCAGAGATCAGAGCCAGACCGACGAGGGCTGCGTAGAGCGTGCAGATCAAAACCAAGACCACAGTCAGTACCCGTTTCATTGGCGGCCATTTTGTCACGGAATGCAGACAGAGTCTGTGCTTTCCGGGACAACTCCGGAGTACTGCTAGAATGAAAAAGCGATGATCCTTCCCTTCGTTCGCGAACTCTTCGCGGACGTGGAAAACTTACCAGCTTTTTCGCGTGTTGCCACCCACCTGAAAGCGGCCACGGGGCGTATACGTGTTTCCGGGCTAACTCCCCCAGCGCAATTGCTCGTCAGCAGCCTGTTCCCGCACGCCCTGAACCGGCCCGTGATCCTGATTGTTGCGGATAACAAAACCGCCGAATTGATGCTGCCGCAGGTGCAAGCGTTCTGCGAACTATCGGGGACGGTGTCGCCGGATGCCGTGGTGCTGCTGCCGGCGTATGACGTGTTGCCGTTCGAGAACATGTCGCCGCACCCGGAGATACAGGAAGCCCGTGCCAGGGCGTTGTGGAAGGTGACTACCGGGGCGGCGCGCATCGTGATTATTCCGGCAGGCGCGGCGCTGATGAAACTGCATGCGCCGGAGTTCTACTTCGACTCGGCGCAGGTGTTTCGCCGTGGCGAGACGGTGGACGTCGACAAGTTGGTCGCACATCTGAATACGGTCGGGTACACGAAGACCGACGTAGTCGAGATGCCCGGCGAGTACGCGTTGCGCGGGGGAATCCTTGATGTGTATCCGCCGGAAGCTGACCGGCCGTTGCGCGTGGAGTTTTTCGGCGATGAGGTGGAGTCGGTAAGGAAGTTCGATCCGGGAACGCAAAGGTCATCCACCGAGGTGGATGAAGTTCAACTGTTGCCGCTCACTGATACGCCGGTTCGTGAAGACACGCTGGCGATGATCGGGGCTCGGCTTTCCGGGGAGCGACTGGGCGGGTCAGAAGAAGATATTGAAGAGGCGATCCGGTCAACAGGCGTGGCGGTCTTTCCCGGGTGGGAACTGTATTCACCGGTGGCCGGAGCGGGACAAAGTATTTTCGACCTGATGGGGAATGCGGCAGTGGTTCTGAGCGAACCGACGGCCATTAAGGCGGAACTCGATCACTGGTGGGAGAGAGTGAATGCCGCGCATGAACGCAGCGGGGTTGGGAGCCTGGTGCGTCCGGAAGACCTGTACACGCCTCCGGATGATTGGTGGAACACGCTTGGGGATATGCCAGCGGCCGACCTCGAGCAACTTGGGATTGCGTCGTTTGAGACGGAGGAAGTCGCGTTTGGCTCGCGTCCGACGACGAAGTTCCATGGCTCGATCCCGGGAGTAGTGGAGGAAGTCAGGAAGCTGACGGGCGAGAACCAACGCGTCATGTTCGCAGCGGGTAGCACCGGCGAAGTCGAGCGATTGGCGGAAGTGTTTACCGAGTACGGTGTGACGTTCCGACTGGGATCGCGAACGCCGCGTCCGGGAGAAACGTTCATCGACGATGCGGCTTACCTGGCCGGCGAAGAAGTTTCCACGATCATCGTGAAGGCATTCGTGCCAGATGGCCTGGTGCTTCCGGAAGCGCGGCTGGTGATTTTCGGAACGTACGACCTGTTCGACGAGTCAGAAGTGGCGGCGGCCCGTCCGCTGAAACAGAAGTCGAAGACGTCGGCGTTTGTCAGCGACTTCCGTGATCTCGCCATCGGCGATTACGTGGTGCACGTGGAGCACGGCATTGGCCAGTACCAGGGACTGAAGGAAATCCCTCAGGCGGATGGCTCAAAAGCTGAGTTCATGGTGCTTGAGTACGCCGAAGGGGCGCGACTCTATGTCCCGCTTACACGCCTGGACCTGGTGCAGAAGTACAGGTCGGCAGAAGGTGCGCGTCCGGTACTGAACCGGCTCGGTACCGCGCAGTGGCAAAAGACGAAAGCACGCGTGAAGAAGGCCATGCGCGACATGGCCGAGGAATTACTGAAGCTCTACGCGCAACGAAAGTTAGCACCGGGACATTCGTATCCGACGGATACCGAGTGGCAGAGGGAGTTTGAAGACGCGTTTGAGTTCAGCGAGACAGACGATCAAATCTCCGCGATTTCGGACATCAAGAACGATATGCAGGCGTCTACGCCGATGGACCGCCTGCTGTGCGGTGATGTGGGATACGGTAAGACGGAAGTGGCGATGCGAGCAGCGTTCAAGGCCGTAAGCGACAACCGGCAAGTGGCGGTGCTGGCGCCGACGACCGTCCTGGTGTTCCAGCACTTCGAGACATTCAAGCGGCGGTTCGCGCAGTTCCCTATCCGGATCGAGATGCTGTCGCGATTCCGTAGCGCGAAAGAGCAGAAGGAGATCGTCGACAAGATCGAAAATGGCAAAGTCGACATCGTGGTGGGCACGCACCGGCTGCTGTCGAAAGATGTAAAGTTCAGCGATCTGGGGTTGGTGATTGTCGACGAAGAGCAGCGATTCGGGGTTGCGCATAAAGAAAAGCTCAAGCAAATGCGCAAAGAGGTGGATGTACTGACAATGTCGGCGACACCGATTCCGCGCACGATGCATATGGCGATGGTCGGGCTGCGCGACATGAGTGTGATCGAGACACCACCGAAAGACCGAATGGCGATTCAGACGGTGGTAGCGCCGTGGGATGAGAAGGTGCTTCGCAATGCCATCGAGCACGAACTCGACCGTGGCGGCCAGGTGTATTTCATTCACAACCGAGTCGAATCGATTTACGAGATTGCCGCGAAGTTGCAGGAGCTTGTGCCGAAAGCACGCATCCTAGTTGGCCACGGTCAGATGACGGAGCGCGAGCTTGAGAAAGTGATGCTTGGGTTCATGCGGCACGAGGCGGATATTCTCGTCGCTACAACGATCGTCGAGAACGGCCTGGATATTCCGCTATGCAACACAATCATCATCAATCGGGCGGACCGGCATGGGCTATCGGAGCTATACCAACTTCGTGGACGCGTCGGCCGGTCGAATCGCCGCGCATATGCGTACTTATTGATTCCGGCGGATACGGAACTGTCGCCGATCGCACGAAGGAGATTGGCGGCGTTGAAAGAGTTCTCGGATCTAGGTGCGGGGTTCAAGATTGCGGCGCTCGATTTAGAGCTTCGCGGTGCAGGAAACCTGCTGGGTGGCGAGCAGAGCGGACATATCGATGCCATTGGATTCGAGATGTACACCTCGATGCTCGAGCGAACAGTTCGCGAGCTGAAGGGCGAAGTCGAGGCTGAAGAAGCGGAAGTGGCGCTCAACCTTGGCTTAAATATCAGGATTCCTGCCGACTACATCACGGAAGAGAACCAGCGTTTGCGGATGTACAAGCGCGTTGCTGGAGTTGAGACGGAGAAGCAACTGGAAGACGTGACGGCGGAATTGGCCGATCGTTATGGCGAGCCGCCAGCGCCAGTGCGCACATTGCTGGAATACGCGACGCTGAAGCTACTGTGCCGACGTTTGAATGTGGTGGGCATCGACCGGCACCGTGATACGGTGAGCATCAAGTTCGGTGAGAATGCTGGGATAGATCCCGAGAAATTGATGCGTTTCGTGGCTACGAAGAAGGGTGCCAACTTCTCACCACAAGGCGTGTTGAAATACACTCTGGCTGTATCGGGTGCGGAGCAGGTTTTGGGGAACCTCCGTAATCTGCTGCAGAGCCTGGCCGGGCAGCAGCAACCCGTGTCCGCAAAATAGCTGAAACCGGAATTGAAAGGCATTCAATGAAGATCGTCGTCGCGCTGGTGGCAGTGCTGTCTTTCGCCATGGCCGTATTTGCTCAAACGGAACAGAAACCTGCAGCGGATTGGGATCGCGTGGTGGATGAGTTTTTCGACACGTACTTCGAGAACAATCCGACGGCAGCTAGCTATGCCGGTCTGCATCAGTACGACACGAAACTTGAGGACTATTCCCGGGCTGGAGTGAACAAAGAGATTCGCTGGGCCAAGGACTGGCTTGCGCGTTTCGATGCGTTTGACACGTCGAAACTCAATCTTGAGCAGCGCCAGGATCACGCGCTCGTGGTCAACACGCTGAAGGGAAATCTTCTCGAACTCGAAGACATTCGTAAATGGGAACGCAGCCCGGACCGCTACTCCAGCGGCATTACACAGAGCGCGTTCCTCATCATGTCGAGAAATTTCGCTCCGGCAGATGAGCGGCTGCGATCGCTGATCGCGCGTGAGAAACAAATGCCGATAGTGTTCAAGGCGGCGCGGCAAAACCTGAAGAATCCGCCGAAGATTTACACCGAGGTGGCGCTGCAACAGGTGCCCGGCATCATCAGCTTTTTCCAGAATGACGTACCCAAGGCCTTCACCGAGGTAAAGGATCCGAAGCTTCTCGCCGAGTTCAAGAAGTCGAATGATGCGGTGATCGCAGCACTTCGCGGTTACGAGACGTTTCTGAAGAAGGATGTTCTTCCGCGTTCGAATGGCGACTTCCGCATCGGCCCCGACAAGTTCAGGAAGAAGTTGCTGTACGACGAATTTGTAGATATTCCGCTCGATCACCTGCTTGAGATTGGATATGCGGACTTACGGAAGAACCAACAGGAGTTCAAACGCGTCGCTGCTTTGGTCGATCCGAAGAAGACGCCTGAGCAGATCCTGGAGGAGTTGCAGAACGATCATCCGACGGGAGATCAACTGTTGCAGTCGTTCCGTGATGTGCTGGCTGGAATCCGAAGCTACATCGTCGAGAAGAAAATACTGACTATTCCGTCGCCGGTACCGCCGATTGTGCAGGAAACGCCTCCGTTTGCGCGCGCCTTGAGTT
This window harbors:
- a CDS encoding DinB family protein — its product is MSNRPTEKEYSGYYGKYVAYVPEEDVLGALEASGKYTQELLAAFTEQQAGRLRGTTHWTLKQTVGHLCDGERIFAYRAMRIARGDKTPLPGFEQDDYIATGNFNERTWQNLLAEYAAVRTSTIEMARGFTPEMMQQVGTASDSTVSARALLYVIVGHERRHVEALKQHAK
- a CDS encoding cytochrome c; the encoded protein is MRKLFLPAFFCILAFTGCNTSHTNPGGHSPEEAEARQREIQQRPQQKPDPNASVPSQSASLNGKELYDQNCGICHQNGANGAPPLMGIMNRRELPSGTPATDGRVKDTIKMGRANMPGFDRVLNDQQIDAIVAYLHTL
- the mfd gene encoding transcription-repair coupling factor, with protein sequence MILPFVRELFADVENLPAFSRVATHLKAATGRIRVSGLTPPAQLLVSSLFPHALNRPVILIVADNKTAELMLPQVQAFCELSGTVSPDAVVLLPAYDVLPFENMSPHPEIQEARARALWKVTTGAARIVIIPAGAALMKLHAPEFYFDSAQVFRRGETVDVDKLVAHLNTVGYTKTDVVEMPGEYALRGGILDVYPPEADRPLRVEFFGDEVESVRKFDPGTQRSSTEVDEVQLLPLTDTPVREDTLAMIGARLSGERLGGSEEDIEEAIRSTGVAVFPGWELYSPVAGAGQSIFDLMGNAAVVLSEPTAIKAELDHWWERVNAAHERSGVGSLVRPEDLYTPPDDWWNTLGDMPAADLEQLGIASFETEEVAFGSRPTTKFHGSIPGVVEEVRKLTGENQRVMFAAGSTGEVERLAEVFTEYGVTFRLGSRTPRPGETFIDDAAYLAGEEVSTIIVKAFVPDGLVLPEARLVIFGTYDLFDESEVAAARPLKQKSKTSAFVSDFRDLAIGDYVVHVEHGIGQYQGLKEIPQADGSKAEFMVLEYAEGARLYVPLTRLDLVQKYRSAEGARPVLNRLGTAQWQKTKARVKKAMRDMAEELLKLYAQRKLAPGHSYPTDTEWQREFEDAFEFSETDDQISAISDIKNDMQASTPMDRLLCGDVGYGKTEVAMRAAFKAVSDNRQVAVLAPTTVLVFQHFETFKRRFAQFPIRIEMLSRFRSAKEQKEIVDKIENGKVDIVVGTHRLLSKDVKFSDLGLVIVDEEQRFGVAHKEKLKQMRKEVDVLTMSATPIPRTMHMAMVGLRDMSVIETPPKDRMAIQTVVAPWDEKVLRNAIEHELDRGGQVYFIHNRVESIYEIAAKLQELVPKARILVGHGQMTERELEKVMLGFMRHEADILVATTIVENGLDIPLCNTIIINRADRHGLSELYQLRGRVGRSNRRAYAYLLIPADTELSPIARRRLAALKEFSDLGAGFKIAALDLELRGAGNLLGGEQSGHIDAIGFEMYTSMLERTVRELKGEVEAEEAEVALNLGLNIRIPADYITEENQRLRMYKRVAGVETEKQLEDVTAELADRYGEPPAPVRTLLEYATLKLLCRRLNVVGIDRHRDTVSIKFGENAGIDPEKLMRFVATKKGANFSPQGVLKYTLAVSGAEQVLGNLRNLLQSLAGQQQPVSAK
- the serA gene encoding phosphoglycerate dehydrogenase, producing the protein MKALFLENISGVAAAAFKSNGFEVETLTAALDEQALAGRVRDVVVLGVRSKSQVTARVLEAAPNLLAVGAFCIGTDKISLPACNERGVAVFNDPHSNSRSVAELALGEIIMLSRRVFAASTELHRGNWKKTAAGSHEVRGLTLGIIGYGKIGSQLSDLAEALGMRVVFTDVADVLARGNAKRVSLEELLETADIVTLHVDGRTSNKTYFGADKIAMMKEGASLLNLSRGSVVDIEALAAALKSGKLSGAAVDVFPQEPENSQPFKSALQEIPNVILTPHVGGSTEEAQENIGSFVSSRLIDYVRTGNTTLSVNFPHCQLESAPGNHRLMHLHTNMPGMLLHINEVLAKRGINIERQVLDTRGQLGYAIYDINREFDHAILDELRRIPNTVRVRISETVEQTMSSVSA
- a CDS encoding alpha/beta hydrolase, whose translation is MKRVLTVVLVLICTLYAALVGLALISDRLIFQPQPSSYADEGLSANLSRLPEPGHFMHIISGGERISALYLPNSKARFTLLFSHGNAEDIGDDLPLMQLFREAGFSVFAYDYRGYGTSTGRPSEKAVYEDAEAAYDFLTRKLGVSPDHVIAMGRSVGCAPAIHLAANRPVRALIAEAPFTSAFRVLTRVPLLPWDKFNNVRTIRKVHVPVLIIHGRNDEVISFWHGEKVFRAANEPKRFVPIERARHNDVMFVAGPMYFQVLADFANQWK
- a CDS encoding DUF488 family protein encodes the protein MAVLLKRVYEAASSRDGFRVLVDRLWPRGMTKEAAKVDLWLKDIAPSDELRKWYHSRPTQWPKFRERYLEELSEPAALAAVEQLHAIAAKKKAITLLFGSKNLERNNAVVLKELLDGMKKPPHSTGGAAAAKVARQVRAR
- a CDS encoding DUF3891 family protein, yielding MILRPLDQDGGYIENAQTAQVARMAATFRTDDNMVPAWMVVAQTQGANASRYLLVGQPDHALLAGQLAAAFEAGFLPEITEQVSQGIAVHDNGWAQFPFERDLAMEPPVDANGRPKSFLQVTVHDSLSAWRESIEAGREVGPLAEYMVSGHFYRLGKVRLQMKVDSPEDTEHVQQFVHEEENRQKKLASKTSLSHEELDRYVDLLQFCDTLSLYLCCGSTAATEFPQEFGGRKLRIRHEDGVYVTEPSVFGGVPHRFSIPVRVYPSNEGEGRTRIGFHIK
- the dacB gene encoding D-alanyl-D-alanine carboxypeptidase/D-alanyl-D-alanine-endopeptidase, which translates into the protein MRSARIRLALVVLLLTSISVSAESAKSKPPKPNRQILTQQIDRLVTEPDVARGFWGIEVVSLKEGTVLYSLNSDKLFTPASNTKLFTTAAALALIGPDYKFNTTIETNGGIDRYGRLNGDLFVVGRGDPNISGRTIPYFLRTERKEPALKVLEDLADQVVARGLKFIDGDIVGDDSYYAFERYGEGWAQDDMVWEWGAPVSALTVNDNVVYVSIYPADRPGDKAFVQIAPFAEYYRVDNRIMTTPAGTGPRRIYITREPGSNQLTLFGNIPVDDTGANEALAIEDPAAFAAQVFRSLLERRGVVVYGGNRTKHTELASLSTFSITTVAPAGGGENDSRPKPPNPNSRVVLASYESQPMMQDLKIINKVSQNLHAELMLRLLGREKGASGTIQAGLEVVRGFLLQAGVHSDEYIFFDGSGLSRQNLATPHALVRLLQYADTQSWGPKFQDTLPVAGLDGSLSERFRSTSAQGRVQAKTGSLGHVNSLSGYATTLSGDKVAFAIMVNNHNLPSKRALETIDKIVTSIVEEGGKK
- the folP gene encoding dihydropteroate synthase, yielding MRQVFQWQLGSRSLELGRRTLVMGIVNVTPDSFSDGGQFFDRNLAVEHGLRLMEDGADILDVGGESTRPGAGVQGSERKPSVSAGDELARVVPVIEELKRRRPESVISVDTYKAAVATKAVQGGAEIVNDVSGFLWDQEMAATCAGLSCGVVLMHMRGLPETWRSLPRLDDPIGLVQRELKERADAAVAAGVVRERIVIDPGFGFGKNYEENYPLLSGMDELAGLGLPIMAGTSRKSFVGRAMGSDAPPSERLHGSLAAMALSIVKGAHIVRVHDVKQSVEAARVVDAILQNELAASK